The following are from one region of the Mustela lutreola isolate mMusLut2 chromosome 7, mMusLut2.pri, whole genome shotgun sequence genome:
- the TMEM229B gene encoding transmembrane protein 229B, with amino-acid sequence MASAEPLTALSRWYLYAIHGYFCEVMFTAAWEFVVNFNWKFPGVTSVWALFIYGTSILIVERMYLRLRGRCPLLLRCLIYTLWTYLWEFTTGLILRQFNACPWDYSQFDFDFMGLITLEYAVPWFCGALIMEQFIIRNTLRLRFDKDAEPGEPGGPLALANGHVKTD; translated from the coding sequence ATGGCGTCGGCCGAGCCGCTGACGGCGCTGTCCCGCTGGTACCTGTACGCCATCCACGGCTACTTCTGCGAGGTGATGTTCACGGCCGCCTGGGAATTCGTGGTGAACTTTAACTGGAAGTTCCCGGGGGTCACGAGCGTGTGGGCGCTCTTCATCTACGGCACGTCCATCCTCATCGTGGAGCGCATGTACCTGCGCCTGCGGGGCCGCTGCCCGCTGCTGCTGCGCTGCCTCATCTACACGCTCTGGACCTACCTGTGGGAGTTCACCACCGGCCTCATCCTGCGCCAGTTCAACGCCTGCCCCTGGGACTATTCCCAGTTCGACTTTGACTTCATGGGCCTCATCACTCTGGAGTACGCCGTGCCCTGGTTCTGCGGGGCCCTCATCATGGAGCAGTTCATCATCCGCAACACCCTCCGCCTCCGCTTTGACAAGGACGCGGAGCCCGGGGAGCCCGGGGGTCCCCTGGCCCTGGCCAACGGCCACGTCAAGACGGACTGA